One Cucumis sativus cultivar 9930 chromosome 1, Cucumber_9930_V3, whole genome shotgun sequence DNA segment encodes these proteins:
- the LOC101207393 gene encoding putative pectinesterase/pectinesterase inhibitor 28: protein MGYKDDDSQNKKRYAIIGVSSMLLVAMVVAVTVGVNLNQDETSDPATGNKSHEISSSMKAIKAICQPTDYKQECVASLKATGNNSSDPKELVQAGFKAAMKLIQAAANKSVALNQLEKDPRASKALAGCKELMDFAIDELKYSMNKLGEFDISKLDEMLIDIRIWLSATITYQETCLDGFANTTGNAAEKMKKALKTSMKLSSNGLAMVSQISSMLSELQIPGISRRRLLEIPVLGHDDYPDWANPGMRRLLAAGSKVKPNVVVAKDGSGQFKTIQEAIDQVPKRKNNATYVIHIKAGVYQEYVLVKKTLTHLMLIGDGPKKTIITGNKNFIDGTPTFKTATVAVTAEHFMARDIGFENTAGPQKHQAVALRVQADKAVFYNCEMHGYQDTLYVHTMRQFYRDCTVSGTIDFIFGDAAAIFQSCTFLVRKPLPNQQCIVTAHGRKERRQPSALIIQNCSFKPHADLVPVQKQFRSFLGRPWKEYSRTIIMESYIGDLIQPEGWLPWAGDWGLRTCFYTEYNNYGPGSDKSKRVKWRGIKNITPQHAVDFTPGRFLKGDRWIKPTGVPYVSGLTRTGGAGAAAH, encoded by the exons ATGGGTTATAAGGATGATGattctcaaaacaaaaaaagatacGCCATCATTGGTGTGTCGTCAATGTTACTAGTGGCTATGGTGGTGGCGGTGACGGTTGGTGTTAACCTAAACCAGGATGAGACAAGTGATCCAGCTACTGGAAATAAGTCTCATGAAATATCTTCTTCAATGAAAGCTATTAAAGCCATTTGTCAACCTACTGATTACAAACAAGAATGTGTTGCTAGTCTTAAGGCTACTGGCAACAATTCTTCAGATCCAAAGGAATTGGTTCAAGCTGGTTTTAAGGCTGCCATGAAGTTGATCCAAGCTGCTGCTAATAAATCTGTCGCCTTGAATCAGCTTGAGAAAGATCCTAGAGCCTCCAAAGCCCTTGCTGGTTGTAAAGAGCTCATGGATTTCGCCATTGATGAGCTTAAATACTCCATGAACAAACTCGGAGAGTTTGATATTAGTAAACTCGATGAGATGTTGATCGATATTAGGATTTGGCTCAGTGCTACAATTACTTAtcag GAAACTTGCTTGGATGGGTTCGCAAACACAACAGGAAATGCAgcagagaagatgaagaaggcATTGAAGACTTCAATGAAGTTGAGTAGCAACGGGTTGGCGATGGTGTCGCAGATCTCGTCGATGTTGTCAGAGTTGCAGATTCCAGGGATTAGCCGAAGGCGACTTCTCGAGATTCCAGTTCTTGGGCATGATGATTATCCTGACTGGGCGAATCCCGGGATGAGACGACTCCTAGCTGCAGGGTCGAAAGTGAAGCCCAATGTTGTGGTGGCTAAGGATGGGAGTGGTCAATTCAAAACCATTCAAGAGGCTATTGACCAAGTTCCAAAGAGAAAGAACAATGCAACTTATGTGATTCATATCAAGGCCGGAGTGTATCAAGAATATGTACTAGTTAAGAAAACTCTCACTCACTTGATGCTCATTGGTGATGGCCCCAAAAAGACCATTATCACCGGTAACAAGAACTTTATCGATGGCACACCCACTTTCAAAACCGCAACCGTTG CTGTGACAGCAGAGCACTTCATGGCAAGAGACATCGGGTTCGAGAACACGGCAGGACCACAAAAGCACCAAGCCGTCGCACTACGAGTCCAAGCAGACAAAGCCGTATTCTACAACTGCGAAATGCATGGTTACCAAGACACTCTCTACGTACACACCATGCGTCAATTCTACCGTGATTGCACGGTCTCAGGAACCATCGACTTCATCTTCGGCGACGCAGCCGCCATCTTCCAAAGCTGCACCTTCCTAGTTCGCAAGCCGCTACCAAACCAACAATGCATCGTAACAGCACACGGACGCAAAGAGCGCCGTCAACCATCGGCACTCATCATCCAAAACTGTTCGTTCAAGCCCCATGCCGACCTGGTCCCGGTACAAAAGCAATTCCGATCCTTCCTTGGAAGACCATGGAAGGAATATTCAAGAACAATCATAATGGAATCATACATTGGTGATTTGATTCAGCCAGAAGGATGGTTGCCATGGGCAGGTGATTGGGGATTAAGGACATGCTTTTACACAGAGTATAATAATTATGGACCAGGTTCTGATAAATCAAAGAGGGTGAAATGGAGAGGGATTAAGAACATTACACCACAACATGCTGTGGATTTTACTCCTGGCCGGTTCCTTAAGGGGGATAGATGGATTAAGCCCACCGGAGTTCCTTATGTTTCTGGACTGACCAGGACCGGCGGTGCTGGGGCAGCGGCtcattga
- the LOC101202977 gene encoding putative pectinesterase/pectinesterase inhibitor 22 isoform X1 yields the protein MSRVSLAIHIFMLIFLPVLQVSCFDVNVIYPDEQNNVTQSMISQICADIEDRNSCISNIQLEMGRSVNSNPNSVLSAAIRATINEARRAIESITKFSTFSFSYREEMAIEDCKELLDFSVAELAWSLAEMKRIRAGKNEAPDEGNLKAWLSAALSNQDTCLEGFEGTDRHIVGFIRGSLKQVTLLISNVLALYTQLHSLPFQPPRNETMEKTKSSEFPDWMMDSEHKIVKSHPRNVHVDAIVALDGSGDFRSITEAVNEAPSYSNRRYIIYVKKGVYKENIDMKRKKTNIMFIGDGIGETIVTGSRNFLQGWTTFRTATVAVSGKGFIARDMTFRNTAGPENHQAVALRVDSDQSAFFRCSFEGHQDTLYVHSLRQFYRECNIYGTIDYIFGNGAAVFQKCNIYTRVPLPLQKVTITAQGRKSPHQSTGFSIQDSFIYATQPTYLGRPWKLYSRTVFLNTYMSGLVQPRGWLEWYGNFALGTLWYGEYKNYGPGASLSGRVKWPGYHNIQDPTMARFFTSEHFIDGRTWLPKTGIKFTLGLSN from the exons ATGTCAAGAGTTTCTTTAgccattcatatttttatgttGATCTTTTTGCCTGTGTTACAAGTTTCCTGCTTTGATGTTAATGTTATTTACCCAGATGAACAAAATAATGTTACACAGTCCATGATTTCTCAGATTTGTGCTGATATCGAAGATCGAAATTCATGCATTTCAAACATACAACTTGAGATGGGAAGAAGTGTGAACTCGAATCCAAATTCTGTCTTGAGTGCTGCAATTAGAGCAACTATTAATGAAGCTAGACGAGCCATAGAGTCTATAACAAAGTTCAGCACATTCTCGTTTAGCTACCGTGAAGAAATGGCAATTGAGGACTGCAAGGAGCTTCTTGATTTCTCTGTGGCAGAGCTGGCATGGTCATTAGCTGAGATGAAAAGGATTCGTGCAGGCAAAAACGAAGCTCCCGACGAAGGGAATCTAAAAGCATGGCTAAGCGCCGCTCTCAGCAACCAAGACACATGCCTTGAAGGCTTTGAAGGCACAGACAGGCACATTGTAGGTTTCATTAGAGGTAGTTTGAAGCAAGTTACACTGCTCATTAGCAATGTCTTGGCATTGTACACTCAATTACACAGCTTACCATTTCAACCCCCACGGAATGAAACGATGGAGAAAACTAAAAGTTCGGAGTTTCCAGATTGGATGATGGATAGCGAGCACAAGATTGTGAAATCTCATCCACGTAACGTCCACGTTGATGCAATCGTGGCTTTGGATGGAAGCGGAGATTTCCGTTCTATCACAGAAGCTGTAAATGAAGCTCCAAGTTATAGCAATAGAAGGTACATCATATATGTGAAGAAGGGAGTCTACAAAGAAAATATCGACATGAAGCGAAAGAAAACGAACATAATGTTTATTGGAGATGGTATCGGAGAAACAATAGTGACCGGAAGTCGTAATTTTCTGCAGGGATGGACTACTTTCAGAACTGCAACTGTTG CTGTCTCTGGGAAGGGATTCATAGCAAGAGATATGACATTTCGCAACACGGCTGGACCAGAAAACCATCAGGCAGTGGCACTCCGTGTCGACTCTGATCAGTCAGCCTTCTTCCGGTGCAGCTTCGAAGGTCATCAAGACACCCTTTACGTCCACTCCCTCCGCCAATTTTACAGGGAATGCAACATATACGGCACCATAGACTACATTTTCGGCAACGGGGCAGCAGTATTCCAAAAATGCAACATCTACACCAGAGTTCCTCTCCCACTCCAGAAGGTCACAATCACCGCACAAGGTCGAAAATCTCCACACCAGAGTACAGGTTTTTCAATCCAAGACAGCTTTATTTATGCAACTCAACCAACATATCTTGGAAGACCATGGAAGCTATATTCAAGGACTGTCTTCTTGAACACTTACATGAGTGGTTTGGTACAACCTAGAGGATGGCTTGAGTGGTATGGCAATTTTGCTTTAGGCACATTGTGGTATGGAGAGTATAAAAACTATGGACCTGGTGCATCCCTATCAGGTCGAGTCAAATGGCCTGGGTACCATAATATTCAAGACCCTACCATGGCTAGATTCTTCACCTCCGAGCACTTCATCGACGGTCGAACATGGTTGCCAAAGACGGGTATTAAGTTCACATTGGGATTGagtaactaa
- the LOC105436291 gene encoding putative invertase inhibitor, producing the protein MKSIAIAVAFLVVSLCQFQILAQTPQTPTTSGGNDLISKTCSSTSYSEMCKTILQSSPNSKGADLYGLAQIVMNVAADNVSSIYENINQLQNGTSVDSFLDSCLTDCLESFQDAIDQIEDSVTALEFKAYNDVKTWISAAMSDVATCDSGFKEKQGYQSPIAQMTSVFDQICSIILSINQLLSQGNTN; encoded by the coding sequence ATGAAGTCTATTGCCATTGCCGTAGCCTTTTTAGTTGTTTCACTTTGCCAGTTCCAAATACTTGCTCAAACTCCACAAACGCCAACCACCTCTGGAGGCAATGATCTTATCTCCAAAACCTGCAGTAGCACATCTTACAGTGAAATGTGTAAAACAATCTTACAATCATCTCCCAACAGCAAAGGAGCAGATTTATATGGCCTAGCACAAATTGTAATGAACGTTGCAGCAGATAATGTTAGCAGCATATATGAAAACATAAACCAATTACAAAATGGCACATCAGTAGACAGTTTCTTGGATTCGTGTTTGACAGATTGTTTGGAGAGCTTTCAGGACGCTATTGATCAAATTGAAGATTCAGTAACAGCACTGGAATTCAAAGCCTATAATGATGTTAAGACATGGATTTCAGCTGCCATGAGTGATGTAGCTACATGTGATTCGGggttcaaagaaaaacaaggcTATCAATCTCCAATTGCCCAAATGACCTCAGTTTTTGACCAGATTTGCAGCATTATCTTGTCCATTAATCAACTCTTAAGCCAAGGGAATACTAACTAA
- the LOC101203942 gene encoding NKAP family protein isoform X2 — protein MAATSSAATSNSSDSSSSSSRRRRRRKTRRDKDRDTLRIRKKSRSHSKRHRRHRRSSSDSLSSTDSESDYSRSSESEPETSSRSKRHKKNDRTKKDKERERSRSHHHKRRKHKAKEKQPEESSSPVQLSKFLAREKDDGTRRSAVSGKKILLKLDKSKEDKAEETKRNELLKFLNSSFD, from the exons ATGGCGGCCACATCTTCGGCTGCGACATCCAATTCTTCTGAttcatcgtcttcttcttctcgccGTCGTCGTCGCCGGAAAACTCGTCGTGATAAAGATCGGGACACGCTTAGGATTCGAAAGAAGTCTCGCTCTCATTCCAAACGCCATCGTAGGCACCGCCGCTCCTCCTCCGACTCTCTCTCTTCCACCGACTCCGAATCTGATTACTCCCG CTCTTCTGAAAGTGAGCCTGAAACATCAAGCCGCTCAAAGCGGCATAAGAAGAATGATAGAACAAAGAAG GATAAGGAGAGGGAGCGAAGTAGGAGTCATCACCATAAAAGGCGTAAACATAAAGCTAAAGAG AAACAACCAGAGGAGAGTAGTAGCCCTGTGCAGCTGTCCAAG TTTTTAGCACGGGAGAAGGATGATGGTACACGGCGAAGTGCCGTCTCTGGCAAAAAG aTTTTGTTGAAACTTGACAAAtcaaaggaagacaaagctgaggaaaccaaaagaaatgaattgcTGAAATTCTTGAACTCTAGCTTTGACTAA
- the LOC101202977 gene encoding putative pectinesterase/pectinesterase inhibitor 22 isoform X2, producing MGRSVNSNPNSVLSAAIRATINEARRAIESITKFSTFSFSYREEMAIEDCKELLDFSVAELAWSLAEMKRIRAGKNEAPDEGNLKAWLSAALSNQDTCLEGFEGTDRHIVGFIRGSLKQVTLLISNVLALYTQLHSLPFQPPRNETMEKTKSSEFPDWMMDSEHKIVKSHPRNVHVDAIVALDGSGDFRSITEAVNEAPSYSNRRYIIYVKKGVYKENIDMKRKKTNIMFIGDGIGETIVTGSRNFLQGWTTFRTATVAVSGKGFIARDMTFRNTAGPENHQAVALRVDSDQSAFFRCSFEGHQDTLYVHSLRQFYRECNIYGTIDYIFGNGAAVFQKCNIYTRVPLPLQKVTITAQGRKSPHQSTGFSIQDSFIYATQPTYLGRPWKLYSRTVFLNTYMSGLVQPRGWLEWYGNFALGTLWYGEYKNYGPGASLSGRVKWPGYHNIQDPTMARFFTSEHFIDGRTWLPKTGIKFTLGLSN from the exons ATGGGAAGAAGTGTGAACTCGAATCCAAATTCTGTCTTGAGTGCTGCAATTAGAGCAACTATTAATGAAGCTAGACGAGCCATAGAGTCTATAACAAAGTTCAGCACATTCTCGTTTAGCTACCGTGAAGAAATGGCAATTGAGGACTGCAAGGAGCTTCTTGATTTCTCTGTGGCAGAGCTGGCATGGTCATTAGCTGAGATGAAAAGGATTCGTGCAGGCAAAAACGAAGCTCCCGACGAAGGGAATCTAAAAGCATGGCTAAGCGCCGCTCTCAGCAACCAAGACACATGCCTTGAAGGCTTTGAAGGCACAGACAGGCACATTGTAGGTTTCATTAGAGGTAGTTTGAAGCAAGTTACACTGCTCATTAGCAATGTCTTGGCATTGTACACTCAATTACACAGCTTACCATTTCAACCCCCACGGAATGAAACGATGGAGAAAACTAAAAGTTCGGAGTTTCCAGATTGGATGATGGATAGCGAGCACAAGATTGTGAAATCTCATCCACGTAACGTCCACGTTGATGCAATCGTGGCTTTGGATGGAAGCGGAGATTTCCGTTCTATCACAGAAGCTGTAAATGAAGCTCCAAGTTATAGCAATAGAAGGTACATCATATATGTGAAGAAGGGAGTCTACAAAGAAAATATCGACATGAAGCGAAAGAAAACGAACATAATGTTTATTGGAGATGGTATCGGAGAAACAATAGTGACCGGAAGTCGTAATTTTCTGCAGGGATGGACTACTTTCAGAACTGCAACTGTTG CTGTCTCTGGGAAGGGATTCATAGCAAGAGATATGACATTTCGCAACACGGCTGGACCAGAAAACCATCAGGCAGTGGCACTCCGTGTCGACTCTGATCAGTCAGCCTTCTTCCGGTGCAGCTTCGAAGGTCATCAAGACACCCTTTACGTCCACTCCCTCCGCCAATTTTACAGGGAATGCAACATATACGGCACCATAGACTACATTTTCGGCAACGGGGCAGCAGTATTCCAAAAATGCAACATCTACACCAGAGTTCCTCTCCCACTCCAGAAGGTCACAATCACCGCACAAGGTCGAAAATCTCCACACCAGAGTACAGGTTTTTCAATCCAAGACAGCTTTATTTATGCAACTCAACCAACATATCTTGGAAGACCATGGAAGCTATATTCAAGGACTGTCTTCTTGAACACTTACATGAGTGGTTTGGTACAACCTAGAGGATGGCTTGAGTGGTATGGCAATTTTGCTTTAGGCACATTGTGGTATGGAGAGTATAAAAACTATGGACCTGGTGCATCCCTATCAGGTCGAGTCAAATGGCCTGGGTACCATAATATTCAAGACCCTACCATGGCTAGATTCTTCACCTCCGAGCACTTCATCGACGGTCGAACATGGTTGCCAAAGACGGGTATTAAGTTCACATTGGGATTGagtaactaa
- the LOC101203942 gene encoding NKAP family protein isoform X1: protein MAATSSAATSNSSDSSSSSSRRRRRRKTRRDKDRDTLRIRKKSRSHSKRHRRHRRSSSDSLSSTDSESDYSRNSSSESEPETSSRSKRHKKNDRTKKDKERERSRSHHHKRRKHKAKEKQPEESSSPVQLSKFLAREKDDGTRRSAVSGKKILLKLDKSKEDKAEETKRNELLKFLNSSFD, encoded by the exons ATGGCGGCCACATCTTCGGCTGCGACATCCAATTCTTCTGAttcatcgtcttcttcttctcgccGTCGTCGTCGCCGGAAAACTCGTCGTGATAAAGATCGGGACACGCTTAGGATTCGAAAGAAGTCTCGCTCTCATTCCAAACGCCATCGTAGGCACCGCCGCTCCTCCTCCGACTCTCTCTCTTCCACCGACTCCGAATCTGATTACTCCCG CAATAGCTCTTCTGAAAGTGAGCCTGAAACATCAAGCCGCTCAAAGCGGCATAAGAAGAATGATAGAACAAAGAAG GATAAGGAGAGGGAGCGAAGTAGGAGTCATCACCATAAAAGGCGTAAACATAAAGCTAAAGAG AAACAACCAGAGGAGAGTAGTAGCCCTGTGCAGCTGTCCAAG TTTTTAGCACGGGAGAAGGATGATGGTACACGGCGAAGTGCCGTCTCTGGCAAAAAG aTTTTGTTGAAACTTGACAAAtcaaaggaagacaaagctgaggaaaccaaaagaaatgaattgcTGAAATTCTTGAACTCTAGCTTTGACTAA